In Pirellulales bacterium, the genomic stretch CAAGATCTCGATGATCACCGACGGTACGAGCAACACGATCGCCATGGGCGAAGGGGCCCAGGGGCCCAACTGGCAGATCTGCCAGAACTCCAGCTCGTGGTTGCGTCCTTGTCCCTCGGGGGGCACCTTCCCGGTGGCCGAGCCCGATCCGTTCGATCCCACGCGCTCGATGCCCATCTACCAGGCCTGGCACATGCCGCCGAGCTTCACGGCCGTGGCAGCCGAAGGCATCTACTTGGGTAGCATCTTCGGCTGCACGCTCGAGAGACTGAACAAGAACCCCGTCACGCAGACGTTGGTCGAACTCGATATTGAGAACCTGAGCCTTGAGACCGTTGAGACGGTGCTGGACTGCTCGGACTCGATCGATCTCGCCGCCGGATTGAGCGACGACGTGACCCCCGAGAGCGGAGACCGCGTCAGCAATTTCCGCAGCGACCACAAGGCGGGAGCGAACTTCCTCTTTGCCGACGGCGCTGTTCACTTCATCAACGATTCGATCGACCGCGAGGTGTACCGCGCGATGTCGACCATTCAGGGGGGCGAAACCTTCAACGCCCCGTTTGAATAGTCGGCCCGGCGGTTCTTGCCTGACAGTAACAACGGCCCGGAGAAACCTCGCTTCTCCGGGCCGTTGCTTTTGGACGGGCGTTAGTGCTCGCGAGGCGTCAAAAGAAGCCAAAAACCATAGACGGCAGTGCTTTCCAGTCGCCCGTGCGTCGGTTATTTTAGGCGGTTTCAGCCTCGCTCGAGGATGCCCGTTCGCGACCTTTCTCAGGCCCCAGTGACTTCGAACCGTGCCCACGCTCGCAGACCGTGGCACTCGATCAAGGATTCCAACATGAAGAGACGATTGGCTCCGCGTTTGCGATTCGTTGCCGTTGCTTTGGCTGGCCTGATGCTGATCGTGGGCTGCGGCCAATCGAAGGCCCCTCTAAACACAACCTTGCCCGTGGCCCAGGACGTGCCGAAGCTGATGCAGATGCTCGAAAGCAAGAAGCGGACCGATCGTGCCGCAGCAGCGAGCTACCTGGCTGCCTTGGCCGAGAAGGGCCAACTGGGGGATCAATCGCAGGCTGCGCTGACGAAGCTGCAGGAGCTGGCGCAGAAAGACAAAGAAGAAACGGTCAAAAGGGCGGCTGCCGACGCGATCGCCAAGTTTCAAGGCTCGGGCGGTTGATCCCGCCGCTGGCGAGCGGTCTTCGCCTGTCAATTGCCAGGGGAGTGCGAACGGGGCGACAACATCCCGTGCCCCTTATCTTGCGCGCCAGGAATTTCTTTGACACCGCTAGCACTCTGGCATTAACATCTACCGATGTGAGTGCAGGTCGTTCCGGTGTGCCGACTTAAGTGTGTCCGACGCCGCCCGAATGACCGCGTGGCGCGCGCCTGCTGCGTTCATCCCACCGACATCAGAACTGCCCTCCCCCCTAGCTAGCGCTCGTTCATCGGTCTGCCAGCGGAACGGCCCTTTGCGCTCCGACCAGGCGATTGTTGAGACGGCCGCGGCCTCTGAGGACTTCGGCTTTATGAAGCAGGTCGCCTCGTACTTCACCCTCTTCGCAATGTTGGCGGTGGCCCTGCCCGTCTTCGGGCAAGCTCCTCCCACGCTGGGTTCCGCTTCGCCCACTGCGATGGCGCCTGGCCAGGGGACGAACGTCACGCTCTCTGGCGGCAACCTGACGGGCGCGACCAAAATTTGGCTCAGCTTTCCCGCGACTGCCGAGCTGGCTGCCGACGTGGCGAACAACGGCCAGGATGCCGGGCAGACCACGTGGCGAATCACGCCGGCCGCCGGCCTAGGGCCGGGGATTGGCGCCGTGCGCGTCGCCGGTCCGGGAGGAATCTCTCCGCCGATGCTCGTCGCTGTCGATGATCTCGCGACCGTCACCGACAACGGCCAGAATAAGACTGTCGAGACCGCGCAAGAGATCACCCTACCGACGGCCATCGACGGCGTCTGCGAGGCCGAGAGCTTCGACTTCTATCGTTTCGAGGGGCATGCAGGTCAGCGTGTCTCGGTCGAGGTTCTCGCGCGACGTCTCGGCACGCCGCTCGACCCGGTCGTTCGCTTGCTCGACGCGAGTGGCCGCGAGCTGGCCTACAGCGACGATGAACCGGGGCTCGGCTCCGATTGCCGCTTTGCCTACGAGCTGACGGCCGACGGAACTTACTACCTCGAGATTCGTGACATTCGCTATCAAGGTGGGGGCGCCCACCGCTACCGCCTGCGCGTGGGCAACTTCCCTCTTACGACAGGCACGTTTCCCGTGGCGGCTCAGAAGGGGACCACCCCGCGCATCGAGTGGGTGG encodes the following:
- a CDS encoding HEAT repeat domain-containing protein; the encoded protein is MKRRLAPRLRFVAVALAGLMLIVGCGQSKAPLNTTLPVAQDVPKLMQMLESKKRTDRAAAASYLAALAEKGQLGDQSQAALTKLQELAQKDKEETVKRAAADAIAKFQGSGG